A genome region from Cucurbita pepo subsp. pepo cultivar mu-cu-16 chromosome LG02, ASM280686v2, whole genome shotgun sequence includes the following:
- the LOC111789314 gene encoding protein CELLULOSE SYNTHASE INTERACTIVE 3-like isoform X1 has protein sequence MSKSPAIEHESLSPSTSSPRENNGAGTMDDPETTMATVAQLIEQLHASMSSSHEKDLVTARLLGIARTQKDARTLIGSHSQAMPLFINVLRSGSSVAKVNVARILSVLCKDDELRLKVLLGGCIPPLLSLLKSESIEASKAAAEAIYEVSSNGLLNDRVGMKIFVTEGVVPTLWDQLNPNNRQDKVVEGFITGSLRNLCRDKDGYWKATLEAGGLDIIVDLLSSDSAAVQSNAASLLARLMLAFSDSVAKVIESGAVKALLGLISKKNDIYVRASAADALEALSSKSTGAKKAIVDEEGIPVLIRAIVAPSKECMQGKHGQSLQEHATRALANLCGGMSALVLYLGELSQSPHLYAPVADIVGALAYTLMVFEKSCDEEPFNATKIEDILVMLLKPHDNKLVQERVLEAMACLYGNIYFSKCLNHAETKKVLIGLVTTAAPDVQEYLIPSLTSLCCSGVGIWEAIGKREGVQLLISLLGLSSEQHQEYAVQLLEILTDQVDDSKWAITAAGGIPPLVQLLETGSHKAREDAAHILWNLCCHSEDIRACVESAGAIPAFLWLLKSGGSRGQEASAMALTKLVQTADSATINQLLAMLLGDSPKEKANIIQVLGHVLTMASYEDFVHRDSAASKGLRTLVQVLNSSNEETQAHAASVLADLFSTRQDISDSLATDEIVHPCMKLLASNTHVATQSARALAALSRPSKTKAMNKVCHIAEGDVKLLIKLAKTSSVDAAETAVAALANLLSDPQIAAEALAEDVISALTRVLGEGTPIGKKSAAQALHQLLIHFPLGDVVANETQCRFIVLALVDFLRSMDMDGNNVADALEVISLLVRTKLGASLAYTPWSALAEVPSSLEPLVYCLAEGPSPLQDKVIEILSRLCGDQPVILGDLLVARSKSLDSLASKIITSSSPEVKSGGAALLICAMKEHKQQSVEALDSFGCLKPLIYALVGLIKQNSTCSSLDFEVRTPRSFTKRTTFLGDRFDAPDPGTVMGGTIALWLLSIIASFSVENKVAVLEAGGTEAVSDKLASYTSNSQQAELEDMEGIWVSSLLLAILFQDADVASSPDVMSIIPSLAFLARSEEVNDKFFAAQAMASLVCNGSKGVNLAIANSGAIVGLISLIGFVESDMPNLVALADEFSLTRKPDQVVLEHLFEIEDVRTGSTARKTIPLLVDLLRPLPERPGAPPVAVQLLIRIADGSDANKLTMAEAGAVDALTKYLSLSPQDSTEAIISDLLRILFSNPELIRYEASASSLNQLIAVLRLGSRNARFSAARALFELFDCENIRDSELAKQAFHPLVDMLNATTESEQGAALAALIRLTSGHSSKADILNDMDGVPLDSLCKILTSSSSLELKTNAAELCFILFGNIKVRINPIVSECIQPLIMLMQSDSGAAVESGVCALERLLDDEQQVELTLPYDIVDLLVSLVSGTNYRLIEASICSLIKLGKDRTQLKMDMVKVGIIDNCLDLLPEAPSSLCSSVAELFRILTNSNAIARSSDAAKIVEPLFLVLLRPDFNLWGQHSALQALVNILEKPQSLLTLKLTPSQVIEPLISFLESPSRAVQQLGTELLSHLLAQEHFQQDITTKNAVVPLVQLAGIGILNLQQTAIRALEKISTSWPKSVADAGGIFELSKVIIQEDPQPPHALWESASTVLSNVLRFNAKYYFKVPVVVLVKMLHSTVESTITVALSALVNHEANNTLSAEQMAEAGAIDALVDLLRSHQCEEASGRLLETLFNNVRVREMKVSKYAIAPLSQYLLDPQTRSQPGKLLATLALGDLSQHAGHARASDSVSACRALISLLEDEATEEMKMVAICALQNFVMHSRTNRRAVAEAGGILVVQELLLSPSPEISIQSALLIKFLFSNHTLQEYVSNELIRSLTAALERELWSTATISEEVLRTLNVIFTNFPKLHISEAATLSIPHLIGALTSGNEAAQETVLDTLCLLKHSWSTMPIDIAKSQAMIAAEAIPILQMLMKTCPPSFHDRADSLLHCLPGCLTVIIKRGNNLKQTMGSTNAFCRLSIGNGPPRQTKVVSHSTSPEWKEGFTWAFDVPPKGQKLHIICKSKSTFGKSTLGRVTIQIDKVVTEGLYNGLFSLNHDGDKDGSSRTLEIEIIWSNRISDEELQ, from the exons ATGTCGAAGTCCCCTGCCATAGAACATGAGTCCCTATCACCTTCTACTTCTAGCCCTCG GGAAAATAATGGAGCAGGAACGATGGATGATCCAGAAACTACAATGGCAACAGTTGCTCAGCTTATTGAGCAACTTCATGCAAGCATGTCTTCCTCACACGAGAAAGACCTTGTTACAGCACGTCTTCTGGGAATTGCTAGAACACAAAAGGATGCTAGAACACTCATTGGTTCTCATTCTCAAGCCATGCCTTTGTTCATCAATGTCCTCAGAAGTGGGTCTTCTGTTGCAAAAGTTAATGTTGCTAGAATTTTAAGTGTTCTATGCAAAGATGACGAACTTCGCTTGAAAGTGCTTCTTGGTGGGTGCATCCCACCATTGCTCTCACTCTTGAAATCTGAATCGATTGAGGCTAGTAAGGCAGCAGCTGAGGCAATCTATGAAGTTTCTTCAAATGGACTTTTGAATGACCGCGTTGGTATGAAGATATTTGTCACAGAAGGTGTTGTACCCACCTTATGGGACCAACTAAATCCAAACAATAGGCAAGACAAAGTTGTAGAGGGATTCATTACTGGATCTTTGAGAAATCTTTGCAGAGACAAGGATGGTTATTGGAAAGCAACACTTGAGGCTGGAGGATTGGATATCATCGTCgatcttctttcttctgaCAGTGCTGCAGTTCAGTCAAATGCAGCTTCTCTTCTAGCACGCCTGATGTTGGCCTTCAGTGATAGCGTAGCTAAGGTTATAGAATCTGGAGCTGTGAAGGCTTTGCTTGGGcttataagtaagaaaaatgatatttatgtCCGTGCAAGTGCTGCTGATGCTCTGGAGGCTCTCTCATCGAAGTCAACTGGGGCCAAAAAAGCAATTGTGGACGAGGAAGGTATTCCAGTACTTATCAGGGCAATAGTTGCCCCTTCTAAAGAGTGTATGCAGGGTAAGCATGGCCAGTCTCTGCAGGAGCATGCAACACGAGCATTGGCCAATCTTTGTGGTGGGATGTCTGCGTTAGTACTCTATCTTGGAGAACTTTCACAGTCCCCTCACCTTTATGCACCAGTTGCTGATATAGTCGGAGCACTTGCATACACTCTAATGGTTTTTGAGAAGTCATGTGATGAGGAACCCTTTAATGCTACCAAGATAGAAGATATTCTTGTGATGCTACTAAAGCCTCACGATAATAAGTTAGTTCAGGAGCGTGTCCTTGAAGCTATGGCTTGTCTATATggtaatatatatttctcaaAATGTCTAAATCACGCAGAAACAAAAAAGGTGCTTATTGGACTTGTAACCACTGCTGCTCCTGATGTGCAAGAGTACCTAATACCATCTCTGACTAGCTTATGCTGCAGTGGGGTTGGCATCTGGGAAGCCATTGGGAAGAGAGAAGGAGTTCAGTTACTTATATCATTACTGGGGTTATCAAGTGAGCAACATCAAGAATATGCTGTTCAGTTGCTGGAAATCTTGACTGACCAGGTAGATGACAGCAAGTGGGCTATCACTGCTGCTGGTGGAATTCCTCCATTGGTTCAGTTATTAGAGACAGGCTCCCACAAGGCAAGGGAGGATGCAGCACATATTCTATGGAATTTGTGCTGCCATAGTGAAGATATTCGAGCCTGTGTTGAAAGTGCAGGTGCCATCCCAGCGTTTTTGTGGCTCTTAAAAAGTGGTGGATCAAGGGGCCAGGAAGCCTCAGCCATGGCACTTACAAAACTTGTCCAAACTGCTGATTCTGCTACTATAAATCAGCTATTAGCTATGCTCTTAGGAGattctccaaaagaaaaggctaATATAATTCAAGTTTTAGGTCACGTGCTTACTATGGCATCATATGAGGATTTTGTACATAGAGATTCTGCAGCTAGTAAAGGACTGAGAACACTTGTTCAAGTTCTTAACTCATCAAATGAAGAAACTCAGGCCCATGCTGCTTCTGTTCTAGCAGACTTATTTAGCACAAGGCAAGATATTTCCGATAGTCTTGCAACTGACGAGATTGTACATCCTTGCATGAAGCTCTTGGCCAGCAATACTCACGTTGCCACTCAATCAGCTCGGGCACTGGCTGCCCTCTCCCGGCCCAGCAAGACAAAAGCAATGAATAAGGTGTGCCATATTGCAGAAGGGGACGTCAAGCTTCTGATTAAGTTGGCTAAAACATCTTCTGTTGATGCTGCTGAAACTGCAGTTGCTGCCCTGGCCAATCTTCTGTCTGATCCTCAAATAGCTGCTGAAGCTCTGGCAGAAGATGTTATCTCAGCTCTAACGAGAGTTCTGGGAGAAGGAACTCCAATCGGTAAGAAGAGTGCAGCTCAAGCCCTTCATCAATTGTTGATTCATTTTCCACTTGGTGATGTGGTGGCAAACGAAACTCAGTGTCGTTTCATTGTCCTTGCTCTAGTTGACTTCTTAAGGTCTATGGATATGGATGGGAATAATGTTGCGGATGCTTTAGAAGTAATTTCACTCTTAGTTAGGACCAAGCTTGGAGCTAGCTTGGCTTATACACCATGGTCTGCCCTTGCTGAGGTTCCTTCAAGCTTGGAACCACTTGTATACTGTCTTGCTGAGGGACCATCTCCACTGCAGGACAAGGTGATAGAAATTTTATCAAGACTATGTGGAGACCAACCTGTTATTTTAGGCGATTTGTTAGTTGCAAGATCAAAATCACTTGATTCTCTTGCCAGTAAAATAATAACCTCTTCAAGTCCAGAAGTAAAATCAGGAGGGGCTGCGTTACTCATTTGTGCAATGAAGGAGCACAAACAGCAGTCAGTGGAAGCTCTTGACTCGTTCGGATGTCTTAAACCGCTTATATATGCTTTAGTGGGTTTGATCAAGCAAAATTCTACTTgttcctctttagactttgaAGTTAGAACCCCTAGAAGTTTTACGAAACGAACTACTTTCCTAGGAGATAGGTTTGATGCCCCTGACCCAGGCACAGTTATGGGAGGTACTATTGCCCTCTGGTTGTTGTCAATAATTGCTTCTTTTAGTGTGGAGAACAAGGTAGCTGTTCTGGAAGCTGGAGGAACTGAGGCCGTGTCTGACAAGCTTGCTAGCTATACTTCTAATTCACAG CAGGCAGAATTGGAGGACATGGAGGGTATATGGGTCAGTTCTCTGCTTCTCGCTATCTTGTTCCAAGATGCAGATGTTGCCTCGTCCCCTGATGTCATGAGCATTATACCTTCACTAGCCTTTCTTGCAAGATCTGAGGAAGTGAATGATAAATTCTTTGCTGCGCAGGCAATGGCAAGTCTTGTCTGTAACGGTAGCAAAGGAGTAAATCTTGCCATTGCAAATTCTGGTGCAATTGTTGGGTTAATTTCTCTAATTGGGTTTGTGGAGTCGGATATGCCAAACCTTGTTGCTTTGGCGGATGAGTTTTCTTTGACACGTAAACCAGATCAAGTTGTTCTCGAGCAtctatttgaaattgaagatgtTAGAACTGGGTCAACTGCACGCAAAACTATACCTCTTCTTGTGGATCTTTTGAGACCATTACCAGAAAGACCTGGTGCTCCTCCTGTTGCTGTTCAGCTATTGATTCGTATTGCTGATGGAAGTGACGCAAATAAATTAACGATGGCTGAAGCTGGAGCTGTAGATGCTTTGACAAAGTACCTGTCTTTGAGTCCTCAAGACTCAACAGAAGCCATAATATCTGATCTattgagaattttatttagCAATCCCGAACTTATTCGTTATGAGGCATCGGCCAGTTCCTTGAATCAACTTATAGCTGTCCTACGTCTTGGGTCAAGAAATGCAAGATTCAGCGCTGCAAGGGccctttttgaactttttgattGTGAGAACATCAGAGATTCTGAGCTAGCCAAGCAGGCTTTCCATCCACTAGTTGACATGCTCAATGCCACAACAGAAAGTGAGCAAGGTGCTGCTCTTGCTGCATTAATTAGACTGACTTCAGGACATTCTTCAAAAGCCGATATATTGAATGACATGGATGGAGTCCCGCTTGACAGTTTATGCAAAATTTTAACTTCGTCGTCATCCTTGGAGCTGAAGACGAATGCTGCAGAACTATGTTTTATACTGTTTGGTAATATTAAAGTAAGAATAAATCCAATTGTTTCTGAATGCATACAGCCACTCATAATGCTTATGCAGTCAGATTCAGGTGCAGCAGTAGAGTCCGGGGTATGTGCACTTGAAagattgttggatgatgagcAACAAGTAGAGCTCACTTTACCCTATGACATTGTGGACCTCCTTGTTAGTTTGGTCTCTGGAACGAATTATAGATTGATCGAAGCAAGCATATGCTCTCTGATAAAGTTGGGAAAAGATCGAACTCAACTCAAAATGGATATGGTTAAGGTGGGGATCATCGATAACTGCCTCGATTTACTTCCAGAGGCACCTAGTTCATTATGCTCCTCAGTGGCGGAACTGTTTCGCATTTTAACAAACAGTAACGCAATTGCTCGGAGTTCAGATGCAGCAAAAATCGTGGAACCTcttttcttggttttgcttCGTCCAGATTTTAATTTGTGGGGGCAGCACAGTGCCTTACAAGCTCTTGTAAATATTTTGGAGAAGCCACAAAGTCTTCTGACTCTAAAACTTACTCCGAGCCAAGTTATCGAGCCTCTGATTTCCTTTCTTGAATCCCCATCCCGTGCTGTCCAGCAGCTTGGCACAGAGTTATTATCTCATCTCCTTGCACAAGAGCATTTCCAGCAAGATATTACAACTAAAAATGCAGTTGTGCCACTCGTACAGCTTGCTGGGATTGGAATATTGAATCTACAGCAAACAGCTATAAGGGCATTGGAAAAGATATCCACTAGCTGGCCCAAGTCTGTTGCGGATGCTGGAGGTATTTTCGAGCTTTCGAAGGTTATTATACAAGAGGACCCTCAGCCTCCTCATGCTCTTTGGGAATCAGCCTCCACGGTCTTGTCGAATGTTTTGCGATTCAATGCTAAGTACTATTTTAAAGTTCCTGTAGTTGTTCTCGTGAAAATGTTGCATTCGACCGTGGAGAGCACTATCACGGTGGCCCTCAGTGCTTTAGTTAATCATGAAGCTAACAATACATTAAGTGCCGAACAAATGGCGGAAGCTGGTGCTATAGATGCATTGGTGGACCTTCTAAGATCTCATCAATGTGAAGAAGCATCGGGAAGATTACTCGaaactttatttaataatgtccGGGTGCGAGAGATGAAGGTTTCGAAGTATGCAATAGCACCCTTATCACAGTATTTATTAGATCCACAGACCCGATCACAGCCCGGCAAGCTTCTCGCAACATTAGCCTTGGGAGATCTGTCACAGCACGCGGGACATGCAAGAGCCAGTGATTCGGTTTCTGCCTGTCGAGCATTGATAAGCTTGCTTGAAGATGAGGCaacagaagaaatgaaaatggtaGCTATTTGTGCTTTGCAAAACTTTGTCATGCACAGTAGAACAAATAGGCGAGCAGTTGCTGAAGCAGGTGGAATATTGGTCGTTCAGGAGCTTCTTTTGTCTCCAAGTCCAGAAATTTCTATCCAGTCTGCATTGCTGATAAAGTTCTTGTTTTCGAATCACACCTTACAGGAATATGTATCAAATGAGCTCATTAGATCTTTGACAG CTGCACTAGAGAGGGAATTGTGGTCGACAGCAACAATCAGTGAGGAGGTCTTAAGAACCTTGAATGTGATATTCACCAACTTTCCGAAACTCCATATTTCCGAAGCAGCTACTCTTTCCATACCTCATCTAATCGGAGCTCTGACATCGGGTAACGAGGCAGCTCAGGAAACTGTTTTGGATACTTTATGTTTGCTAAAGCATTCCTGGTCGACCATGCCAATCGACATAGCAAAGTCTCAAGCTATGATTGCAGCTGAGGCCATTCCTATACTGCAAATGCTCATGAAAACCTGCCCTCCTAGTTTTCATGACAGAGCAGATAGCCTTTTGCATTGCTTACCAGGTTGTCTGACTGTTATTATTAAGCGTGGGAACAACCTTAAACAGACAATGGGGAGTACAAATGCTTTCTGTCGACTGTCTATCGGGAACGGCCCTCCTCGACAAACGAAG GTTGTTAGCCACAGTACATCTCCTGAATGGAAAGAAGGATTTACTTGGGCATTTGATGTGCCTCCAAAGGGGCAAAAGCTGCACATCATCTGCAAAAGCAAAAGCACTTTTGGCAAG TCTACTCTAGGAAGAGTAACGATCCAAATCGACAAAGTTGTAACCGAGGGATTGTACAATGGATTATTCAGTCTAAATCACGATGGAGACAAAGATGGCTCTTCTCGGACACTTGAAATCGAAATCATTTGGTCAAACAGAATATCAGATGAAGAATtacaatga